The sequence TTAAATCAGGAATTTCGGATAagagtaaaatatatattttttatatacaaaatttttgttcatttttttaAGTTCTCAATCAAGGGCCTTCTAtttctacatttttttttgtCATCCGAACCTTGACTGGAACCCTAAAAAATTATTTCTACTGCCCCAGCAACTGCCAATGGCCATAGAAGGATAGCAAGGCCAGCAAAATCTAACAAAATCTGAGACATCCCTGCTCAGTAACGAACCCCACAGCAGAATCAACAGAAAACCTAACTACATAACAATTTAAAGCATGCACAACAGAACCATATATCGGGAAGCAACCATTGAATAAGAAACTACTGATTATTTACAGGCCACAGAACTATCTTTTCTTTCTCAGTTATGAAGAATGTTAGAAGAACAATACCTCAAAAGATTGTCTAATCAAACAAAAATTGTAATTAAGCACACTATGCAAGGAAGATAAGAAGGGGAGGTTTCAATTAATATGAATCCAACAAGAACACGTCAATATGTTATATAACAAATTGTTCCAACAGCAAATTAAACCCAATATCATTTGGGTATGTACATTATTCCAATCAAAGGGGTCTTTAAAAAGTCAAAAAGTTACATTTCACAGATTTATCCAGTTACCAGCACATACGCCATTAATAGCACCTGAAACAAACAACAGCAAAAGATCAGTCTCGAGTACTATTATACCATTCAAGGAAATATCAAGCACAGAAACAATAACATGAGCACATAAATTGGGCAATTCCTTAAGGAAATAGCCTTTACTAGTGATGAACAAAATTATGAATCCACAATGCTCAACAAAGGTAAATTTTAACAAGCCAATTGTTAAATAAACGCAAAACCATGGGAACCTTAAAATAAACAACAAcagggaagaaagaagaaaccTTTGAAGAGGGATTTTAGTTGTAGTAGAGCTCGAGGCCCATGCCGTCGTGGATCTCGTAATCTTTGAGGGTGATGTGATCCTTGTAGATGGTGTACCACTTCTGAATGCGAATCTTGTCAGCCCTCGTTCCTGTCTGAGCTGCAACCAGCTTCTTCAGGTCTCCGATGGTATCGTCATCGTTGCATTTCACGCGGACCTTCTTCCCCAATCGATCGTTCAGAACCACCTCGATCATCTTCTCAGAAATTCCCAGAAATTCAGAAATTATAACACTCCTACTGTAATTAACAAAGaatcagaataaaaaaattataacataaaCACATAAATCACAGAATCCTCAAAGATTGAATCACATAAATCATAAAAATCAGAATCATCAtcagaaatataaattataattaacctAACTCTATACATTATAACAAATGCTTCAAAATCAAAGAACTGACTTACCCGACAGAGAATAGGGGCAGACCAGCGAAGCCCGGCGATTTACCCGCGAAGGCCGGCGAAGACGCGACGACCGGCGAAGATGCGACGAGGAGAAGACGCTCTGACGCGACCGTGCGAGGAATTTTGTCACTGAGGTCTAGAGTGACCGTGCGTGTGTTAGTGAATGGTGAGAGGAAAGGCTGAGGGAAAGCTTTTGAATTTTTGTCACTGACGTGGAGGGTTAACTCAATCTCATATATCTTAtataggggtgcacagacccggcccggcccgaacactttaaggactaatttgatgtgattttatctggtttagggtcgggtacgggtctcaaaaatagacccggtcattatttcgggtcgggtccgggccatagctcgggtcgcCCGAAgttggcccggtcatcatacacaattaatattttgtgttattagtgatggatcatgactatttttatgtggaatttaagtattgtaaaccttaatattttgtgttattagtcattataagactataaattaatgttttatgtttagaatgcataagactttagactaatacataagattatgttatttgtattgatttaaatatttggtattattagacaatattagtattgattgtggttatgctttagtattgattgtggttatgctttaattttgaagaagggttggttcttgttatatttttctaagtgaattttaccatgttaactaatggttggagtcttggaaattcggatatttttacatgctagcttacaagaaggtatcaacgtaatgtaatattaacggcccggttttacccgattttcacccggtataattgtggcccgaaagtgtattgatttcatcgggtttagggtcgggttcgggtctaataaatagacccggtgtatatttcaaGCCGGATCTGaatcacatcaaacccggcttcacccggcccggtataattgtggcccgaaagtgtattgatttcatcgggtttagggtcgggttcgggtctaataaatagacccggtgtatatttcaaGCCGGATCTGAATCACATCAAACCCGATTTCACCCGGCCATGTGCACCCCTAATCTTATATAGACTAGTGCAGCTGACACGGAAACAATAAAAGATATATTAAAAGATAGGAAGCTTATCACCTACTTTTTTTTCTTATCAGTCGGATACACACAAAAAACTTCCAAAAAATAcaataatcctagttttttccgtttaagtttattttcttttttctttttctaatgtAATATACTAGTAgattaaataatttataattatatgatgGTAAAATGATACACGTATAACCATTTAAACAATAGtaatacatttttttattttttcttctttacgTCTTTATTCTCAATTTTTTAAATGATAATTATAAGGAAATAGTATTCGTATAAttaattataagtttataacGTGTATCGTTAATTTGTTAAAAACATTTTAACATTTTATTAgtttgctttcttttcaattttacATGGGAATGATTAAACatgtgaaacaaaattaagacATTATCACACTTATGTTTAACTTTTATTAATTAACGGAAATTATATATTCTAATATCATATATAACTTAGTCAAAGTATATGaactgtattttttttattaaaattacattGTCTTCATTGATAAAAAatggttttaattttattttaaataatttttcaaacTTATATAT is a genomic window of Arachis ipaensis cultivar K30076 chromosome B06, Araip1.1, whole genome shotgun sequence containing:
- the LOC107605629 gene encoding ubiquitin-like protein 5, whose protein sequence is MIEVVLNDRLGKKVRVKCNDDDTIGDLKKLVAAQTGTRADKIRIQKWYTIYKDHITLKDYEIHDGMGLELYYN